A genomic window from Sphingobacterium spiritivorum includes:
- a CDS encoding efflux RND transporter periplasmic adaptor subunit gives MNNLIYMLASVILFTSCAGFNKDEKQTSEEKAMAMPQNLKTVAIQKSNPLVRLKLAGELSPDQQTDLYAKVNSYVKSIRVDIGDRVSKGQVLVILEAPEIQSQLATAKEKWKGQEAIYAATKANYDRMLKANETKGAISRDALDQITAKRLADEAQLNAARASYQELKNIEDYLLIRAPFSGVITDRNVDLGAYVSPMGKGGEKPLLTVQNTQKLRLSLSVPEANTGFLHLGDTIHFTVRSLPQKKYFAKISRKSGTLDIKLRAEKIEADFNNVQQELKPFMVAETLIPLQHAEATFFVPKTALVESNLGLYILKDENGKVRKVPVSKGRSLPDQVEIFGDLEDGNHIILKASEEIQEGTTISNIKNKKS, from the coding sequence ATGAACAATTTAATATATATGCTGGCTTCGGTCATCCTGTTTACATCCTGTGCCGGCTTTAATAAAGACGAGAAACAAACCTCAGAAGAGAAGGCTATGGCAATGCCGCAAAATCTCAAGACAGTCGCTATTCAAAAAAGTAATCCCCTTGTCAGACTGAAGCTGGCAGGAGAGCTGTCACCCGATCAGCAGACGGATCTCTATGCAAAAGTCAACAGCTATGTAAAGAGCATTCGTGTGGATATAGGGGATCGTGTCAGCAAGGGGCAGGTTCTTGTAATTCTGGAAGCACCCGAGATTCAGTCTCAGCTGGCTACTGCAAAGGAAAAGTGGAAAGGACAAGAAGCAATTTATGCGGCGACAAAAGCTAATTATGATCGTATGTTGAAAGCGAACGAGACTAAGGGAGCTATTTCACGGGACGCGCTGGATCAGATCACGGCCAAACGCCTGGCTGACGAAGCGCAGCTCAATGCGGCCAGAGCAAGTTATCAGGAATTGAAGAATATAGAAGATTATCTGCTGATCCGTGCGCCGTTTTCAGGAGTTATCACGGATCGTAATGTCGATCTCGGGGCATACGTCAGTCCAATGGGAAAAGGAGGAGAGAAACCACTGCTTACCGTACAGAACACGCAAAAGCTAAGATTATCTCTGTCCGTTCCGGAAGCGAATACGGGTTTTCTTCATCTGGGTGATACCATTCATTTTACCGTACGTTCCCTGCCACAGAAAAAGTATTTTGCAAAGATATCCCGTAAATCAGGAACGCTGGATATTAAACTTCGTGCTGAAAAAATTGAAGCTGATTTTAATAATGTGCAGCAGGAACTAAAACCCTTTATGGTTGCGGAGACGCTCATTCCTCTGCAACATGCTGAAGCGACCTTCTTTGTTCCGAAAACTGCATTGGTAGAAAGCAATCTGGGACTATACATTCTCAAAGATGAAAATGGAAAAGTAAGAAAAGTTCCCGTTTCCAAAGGACGAAGCCTGCCGGATCAGGTAGAAATATTCGGAGATCTGGAAGACGGAAACCATATTATACTGAAAGCTTCTGAAGAAATTCAGGAAGGCACAACAATTTCGAATATAAAAAATAAAAAATCATGA
- a CDS encoding efflux RND transporter permease subunit, giving the protein MNLIRFALRKPVSIMVMVMGLLFFGIKATKEVQVDILPEMNLPVVYIAHSFHGYTPQQMEGYFTKMYVNMMLFANGIKSIETKNTQGLTLMKINFYEGTNMGEAIASINALSSRSQVFLPPGAPPPFIIRFDASSQPVGQLVFRSDTKTNNELQDIANFNARPFLIAIPGLTTAPPFGGSPRTIEINIDPNRLRTHSLSPEQVVEAISRQNITSPSGNVYINDINYLTPTNNTLKTVEEFGDIPIFKGQVDNVYIRDVATIKDGADITTGYALIDGKRSVYINIAKSGNASTYDVVRNLKKAIPNIQRNLPEGVSISYEFDQSVYVINAVKSLVVEGVLGALLTGLMVLLFLRDRRAALIVILTIPISIIAGVLFLKLFGQTINIMSLSGLALAIGILVDESTVTVENIHQHFAMGKSKAQAIWDACKEIAFPKLLILLCILAVFAPAIVMTGIPGALFMPLALAIGFSMIISFLMSQTFVPVMANWLMKNKKEHETKENGFDRFKARFLHFLNHLMQRKKVIFSLSMIAALTVVSFMYIHIGKDVLPSVNSRQFQVRITAPEGTRIEKTEQKIKAVLGELDTLLGQDNVSISSTFIGQHPSTFAVSPIYLYNAGPHEALMQVALRSVDGDTDAMKDKIRKHLQERMPELKLSFEPIELTEKILSQGANTPVEIRVSGMMKKMNMMYANKLLTKLKQLDYMRDQQIPQSMNYPALEIHIDRTRAAQLGLDAQDIAKSLVATTASSRYTSKNMWVGGMMHIAYDVQVQMPQHLLTSEDELANIPLSKNSDRPVLGDVATITPVKTMGESYNDGTMGYTTVTANLHQADLARAKKDVELAIASLGELPKGINIKLAGMAPVLDDTFNSLLSGLLIAVIVIFLMLTANFQSFKVSFVILTTVPFVVLGSLLLLHLTGSTLNLQSFMGIIMSVGVSIANAVLLINNAETLRLQTGDATTSALQAANLRMRPIIMTTLAMVAGMLPMAIGFGEGGDQVSPLGRAVVGGLFASTFSVLILLPLLFSWIQQKSSITSVSLDPEDESSIHYSPSNTNL; this is encoded by the coding sequence ATGAATCTAATACGTTTCGCATTGCGAAAGCCTGTATCCATTATGGTAATGGTGATGGGACTTTTATTCTTTGGAATCAAGGCCACCAAAGAAGTTCAGGTCGATATACTTCCTGAAATGAACTTGCCTGTAGTCTATATTGCACATTCCTTTCACGGATATACTCCGCAACAGATGGAAGGATATTTCACTAAAATGTATGTGAATATGATGCTCTTTGCCAATGGGATCAAGAGCATTGAAACCAAAAATACACAGGGACTGACCCTGATGAAAATAAACTTTTATGAGGGTACAAATATGGGAGAAGCTATTGCCTCCATCAATGCGCTATCCAGCCGTTCGCAGGTATTCCTGCCGCCCGGAGCGCCTCCTCCGTTTATTATTCGTTTTGATGCCTCTTCACAGCCGGTAGGGCAGCTGGTATTCAGAAGTGATACGAAAACTAATAATGAGCTGCAGGATATAGCCAATTTCAATGCCCGGCCATTTCTCATCGCTATTCCGGGGTTGACTACGGCACCGCCTTTTGGCGGTAGTCCACGGACGATCGAAATCAATATCGATCCCAATAGACTGAGAACGCATTCGCTGTCTCCTGAGCAAGTGGTGGAGGCTATCAGCAGACAGAATATTACCTCTCCGTCCGGAAATGTGTATATCAATGATATCAACTACCTGACTCCAACCAACAATACCCTGAAGACGGTAGAAGAGTTTGGAGATATTCCGATTTTTAAAGGACAGGTTGATAATGTCTATATCCGGGATGTGGCTACGATAAAGGACGGAGCAGATATTACGACCGGCTATGCGTTGATAGATGGTAAACGCTCTGTTTACATCAATATCGCTAAGTCGGGTAATGCTTCTACCTATGATGTCGTGCGTAATCTCAAAAAAGCGATTCCGAATATTCAGCGAAATCTGCCTGAGGGAGTATCGATCTCCTATGAATTTGATCAGTCTGTATACGTGATCAATGCCGTGAAAAGCCTGGTCGTGGAGGGAGTATTGGGGGCGCTACTGACCGGATTAATGGTCTTGCTTTTCCTGAGAGACAGGCGTGCAGCCTTGATCGTAATCCTGACTATTCCTATTTCCATCATAGCGGGTGTGTTGTTTCTGAAGCTATTCGGACAGACTATTAATATCATGTCGTTGTCCGGATTGGCACTGGCCATCGGAATATTGGTAGATGAAAGTACGGTTACAGTAGAGAATATCCATCAGCATTTTGCAATGGGAAAATCCAAAGCACAGGCCATTTGGGATGCATGTAAAGAAATAGCATTTCCCAAACTGCTGATCCTGTTGTGTATTCTGGCTGTATTTGCTCCGGCAATAGTGATGACCGGGATACCGGGCGCATTGTTTATGCCGCTTGCATTAGCCATTGGATTCTCTATGATTATATCTTTTCTGATGTCTCAGACTTTTGTGCCTGTAATGGCCAACTGGCTGATGAAGAATAAAAAGGAACATGAAACAAAAGAAAATGGATTTGACAGGTTTAAAGCACGGTTTTTACACTTTTTAAACCACCTCATGCAGCGGAAGAAAGTTATCTTTTCGCTAAGTATGATTGCTGCACTTACAGTTGTTTCTTTTATGTATATCCATATCGGAAAAGATGTATTGCCATCCGTAAACTCCCGCCAGTTTCAGGTACGGATCACTGCACCTGAAGGTACACGTATAGAAAAAACCGAACAAAAGATCAAAGCTGTGTTAGGTGAACTGGATACTTTATTAGGCCAGGACAATGTGAGTATCTCATCCACCTTTATCGGACAGCACCCTTCGACTTTTGCCGTGAGTCCGATCTATCTCTATAATGCCGGACCGCATGAAGCCCTGATGCAGGTTGCTCTTCGGTCGGTAGACGGGGATACCGATGCTATGAAAGATAAAATCCGAAAGCATCTGCAGGAGCGGATGCCTGAATTGAAATTATCTTTTGAACCTATAGAACTGACCGAAAAAATACTGAGTCAGGGAGCAAATACTCCTGTTGAGATCCGTGTTTCGGGAATGATGAAAAAGATGAATATGATGTACGCCAATAAGCTTCTGACTAAGCTCAAACAACTGGACTACATGCGTGATCAGCAGATTCCCCAGTCCATGAACTATCCGGCTCTGGAAATCCATATTGACCGCACCCGGGCTGCCCAGTTGGGATTAGATGCTCAGGATATTGCCAAATCACTGGTTGCGACTACAGCTTCTTCCCGCTATACCAGTAAAAATATGTGGGTAGGAGGGATGATGCATATAGCATATGATGTACAGGTACAGATGCCTCAGCATCTGCTGACTTCAGAAGATGAACTTGCCAATATCCCATTATCTAAAAATTCGGACAGACCGGTACTCGGAGATGTCGCAACGATCACACCTGTCAAAACAATGGGTGAGAGTTACAATGACGGAACAATGGGATATACTACCGTCACCGCTAATTTACATCAGGCAGATCTGGCAAGAGCGAAAAAGGATGTAGAACTGGCGATTGCATCCTTGGGCGAACTGCCCAAAGGAATCAATATCAAACTGGCCGGAATGGCTCCTGTACTGGATGATACATTCAATAGTCTGTTGAGCGGATTATTAATAGCAGTCATCGTGATTTTTTTGATGCTGACCGCCAATTTTCAATCCTTTAAAGTTTCATTTGTCATCCTGACTACCGTACCTTTCGTGGTACTGGGGTCATTATTGCTGCTTCATCTTACCGGCTCTACTCTCAACCTGCAGTCCTTTATGGGTATTATTATGTCGGTAGGCGTTTCTATTGCCAATGCAGTCCTGCTCATCAATAATGCAGAGACCCTGCGTCTGCAGACCGGAGATGCGACTACATCAGCACTACAAGCCGCAAATCTGCGTATGCGCCCTATTATAATGACAACCCTGGCGATGGTAGCCGGCATGTTGCCGATGGCCATCGGATTCGGAGAAGGAGGAGATCAGGTGTCTCCGTTAGGTAGAGCCGTAGTAGGCGGACTCTTTGCTTCGACCTTTTCCGTACTGATTCTCCTGCCATTACTATTCAGCTGGATACAGCAAAAGAGCAGTATCACCTCTGTATCTCTTGATCCTGAAGATGAATCCAGTATCCATTATTCACCCTCCAATACTAATCTTTAA